In the Nitrospirales bacterium LBB_01 genome, one interval contains:
- a CDS encoding TraR/DksA family transcriptional regulator translates to MTQNTKEGGSMEDDSTVRLKSVKKILLEERQSLLMEAKTEISNFVKGDERQLIDAALDDGDWSVVDVTEDIILQKLHHHKLKLNKIDEALRKIHNGTYGICEDCGQEISAGRLRVLPYAVHCVECKERVEKIEQMEREQPFQ, encoded by the coding sequence ATGACTCAAAACACCAAAGAGGGGGGCAGCATGGAGGACGACAGCACAGTAAGACTGAAAAGCGTAAAAAAAATTCTCCTTGAGGAAAGACAGTCTCTCTTAATGGAGGCTAAAACTGAAATTTCCAATTTTGTAAAGGGTGACGAAAGACAGTTGATAGACGCAGCCCTTGACGATGGTGACTGGTCTGTTGTTGATGTGACAGAGGATATTATTTTACAGAAACTTCATCATCACAAGTTGAAGTTAAATAAGATAGATGAGGCTTTACGTAAAATCCATAACGGCACATACGGGATATGCGAGGACTGCGGACAGGAAATAAGTGCAGGGAGATTGCGGGTGCTGCCCTATGCTGTACATTGTGTGGAATGTAAAGAGCGAGTTGAAAAAATTGAGCAGATGGAAAGGGAACAGCCTTTTCAGTAA
- a CDS encoding prohibitin family protein → MGITTKLRKRITCFRNNLSEHIPQMLVTLILIALTLAFLWNRMVITIGSGEMGVLYKRFFGGTVVDIFYGEGIQLIFPWDKMTVYNVRFQTSHQGVDALTKLGLMVHLDVAVRYRPDYQVLGVLHQAVGTDYYNAIVKPEVEAALRAVVGNYDAEEIYSNKNAAIQTFLNETLKQVSRRFVQIDSVMITKVTLPEEIQKAILNKVEQEQLALAYLFKIEREKQEAIRKKVEADGIKLYNDTINASLSENILRYEGINATKELSKSPNSKVIVIGAGKSGLPVLLDTGK, encoded by the coding sequence ATGGGAATCACAACTAAACTAAGAAAACGCATAACCTGTTTCAGAAATAACCTTAGTGAGCACATCCCGCAGATGCTGGTAACTCTGATATTGATAGCGCTAACACTTGCATTTCTCTGGAACAGGATGGTTATCACTATAGGCTCCGGAGAGATGGGCGTACTTTATAAGAGGTTTTTTGGCGGCACGGTGGTAGATATATTTTACGGAGAGGGAATACAACTGATATTCCCATGGGATAAGATGACTGTTTACAATGTCAGATTTCAGACATCCCATCAAGGAGTAGATGCACTAACCAAACTAGGGTTAATGGTACATCTGGATGTTGCTGTCAGATATCGTCCGGATTACCAGGTGTTAGGAGTGCTGCACCAGGCAGTCGGGACTGATTATTATAACGCAATAGTAAAACCGGAGGTGGAGGCCGCCCTGCGTGCCGTAGTAGGTAATTATGACGCTGAGGAAATTTATTCAAACAAAAATGCAGCGATCCAGACATTCTTAAACGAGACTCTCAAACAGGTATCGCGCAGATTTGTTCAAATAGACAGCGTTATGATAACAAAGGTAACACTGCCAGAAGAAATACAGAAAGCCATTTTAAATAAAGTTGAACAGGAACAACTAGCGCTCGCATACTTGTTCAAGATAGAAAGAGAAAAACAAGAGGCCATAAGAAAAAAGGTGGAGGCCGATGGAATAAAACTTTATAACGATACAATAAACGCTTCTTTAAGCGAAAACATACTACGATATGAGGGTATAAATGCTACCAAAGAGCTGTCAAAATCTCCTAACTCAAAGGTTATAGTCATAGGGGCCGGTAAGTCCGGATTGCCTGTTCTTTTGGACACAGGGAAATAG
- the tsf gene encoding translation elongation factor Ts, whose amino-acid sequence MEISASLVKDLREKTGAGMMDCKKALTEAAGDFEKALDVLRKRGLASAAKKSGRKASEGVIYSYIHMDKIGVMIELNCETDFVAKTDDYKELAKDIAMHIAAASPDYIDTTEISAEVIEREREIYKAQVVNKPANVVDKIVEGKLEKFYSERCLLKQIFVKDPDQKKTINDLLVEKIAKLGENIVVRRFVRFQLGETIASGEQTEE is encoded by the coding sequence ATGGAAATTTCAGCCAGCCTTGTTAAAGACTTAAGAGAGAAAACCGGAGCCGGTATGATGGACTGCAAAAAAGCGCTGACGGAGGCCGCAGGGGATTTTGAAAAAGCGCTCGATGTGCTCAGAAAAAGGGGATTAGCCTCGGCGGCAAAGAAATCCGGCAGGAAAGCCTCAGAGGGCGTTATCTACTCCTATATTCACATGGATAAAATCGGGGTTATGATAGAGCTTAACTGCGAAACTGATTTTGTTGCCAAAACTGATGACTATAAAGAACTTGCCAAAGATATAGCAATGCACATAGCGGCGGCAAGTCCTGATTATATAGACACAACAGAGATATCGGCAGAGGTAATAGAAAGAGAGCGTGAAATATACAAAGCACAGGTTGTAAACAAGCCTGCCAATGTTGTTGATAAAATAGTAGAAGGAAAGTTGGAAAAATTTTATTCCGAACGGTGCCTTCTTAAACAGATATTTGTAAAAGACCCGGACCAGAAAAAGACTATAAATGATCTCCTCGTAGAAAAAATCGCAAAGCTTGGTGAAAACATAGTGGTAAGACGCTTTGTGCGGTTTCAGCTTGGTGAGACAATTGCCTCAGGAGAGCAGACAGAAGAATAA
- the rpsB gene encoding 30S ribosomal protein S2 yields MVVSMKELLEAGVHFGHQVKRWNPKMKKFIFGERNGIYIIDLQKTVKGMEEAYNFIKDVSASGKDVLFVGTKKQAQDAIAEEAAKCGAYYINQRWLGGMLTNFITIKKSIEKLKKIETMKEDGTFDVLPKKEVAALEKTRMKLQKNLGGIKDMKKIPGAVFVVDPRRENIAVMEARKLSLPVVSIVDTNCDPDLIDYVVPGNDDAIRAVKLVTSKIADAILEGKAMLNKELSEQAEDVKIEEKIMQDEAAEEGRE; encoded by the coding sequence ATGGTAGTATCAATGAAGGAGCTTCTTGAGGCCGGAGTGCATTTTGGTCATCAGGTAAAGAGATGGAACCCTAAGATGAAAAAGTTCATTTTTGGGGAAAGGAACGGCATCTACATAATAGACCTGCAAAAGACAGTGAAGGGAATGGAGGAGGCGTATAATTTTATTAAGGATGTTTCAGCATCGGGGAAAGATGTTCTTTTTGTGGGCACTAAAAAGCAGGCGCAGGACGCCATAGCGGAGGAGGCGGCTAAGTGTGGCGCTTACTACATAAACCAGAGATGGCTTGGCGGAATGCTCACCAACTTTATAACAATCAAAAAGAGTATAGAAAAACTCAAAAAAATAGAGACAATGAAAGAAGACGGTACCTTTGATGTTCTGCCTAAAAAAGAGGTAGCCGCACTGGAAAAAACGCGTATGAAACTCCAAAAAAATCTGGGCGGTATCAAGGACATGAAAAAGATTCCCGGCGCCGTGTTTGTTGTTGACCCAAGACGGGAAAACATAGCCGTAATGGAGGCAAGAAAGCTCTCCTTACCGGTTGTATCAATAGTGGATACAAACTGTGACCCTGACCTTATAGATTACGTAGTACCCGGCAATGATGACGCTATACGTGCAGTTAAGCTTGTCACGTCAAAGATAGCGGATGCAATCTTAGAGGGTAAAGCTATGTTGAACAAGGAGCTCTCGGAACAGGCAGAGGATGTCAAGATAGAGGAAAAAATCATGCAGGATGAAGCAGCAGAAGAAGGGAGGGAGTAA
- a CDS encoding UMP kinase: protein MEQTAKYNRVLVKLSGEALLGEGSFGISSQTVLYVAQEIKSICDLKIDVAIVIGGGNIFRGVQASVEGIDRATADYMGMLATVINALALQNALEKTDIPTRVQSAIEMRELAEPYIRRKAIRHLEKGRVVIFAAGTGNPYFTTDTAAALRAMEINSDIIIKATKVDGIYTADPVKDPNAKKYDTITYADVIAQGLKVMDLTAITLCKDNELPIIVLDLKNQGALKKAVLGDKVGTLVGGSV, encoded by the coding sequence ATGGAACAGACTGCTAAATACAACAGGGTGCTGGTAAAGCTTAGCGGAGAAGCGCTTTTGGGAGAGGGCAGCTTCGGCATTTCCTCTCAAACTGTGCTCTACGTGGCGCAAGAGATTAAGTCAATATGTGATTTAAAGATAGATGTGGCAATTGTAATTGGAGGCGGAAATATCTTTAGAGGCGTACAAGCCTCTGTGGAGGGTATAGACCGCGCAACTGCCGATTACATGGGTATGCTTGCAACGGTAATAAATGCTCTGGCGCTTCAAAATGCACTGGAGAAAACAGACATTCCCACCAGGGTGCAGTCGGCGATAGAGATGCGGGAGCTTGCAGAGCCATACATAAGAAGAAAGGCAATACGCCATCTGGAAAAGGGCAGGGTGGTGATCTTTGCAGCCGGAACCGGTAATCCATACTTTACCACAGATACGGCGGCAGCCCTTCGGGCTATGGAAATAAACTCCGATATAATAATAAAGGCAACAAAAGTGGATGGTATTTACACGGCAGACCCAGTAAAGGACCCAAACGCAAAAAAATATGATACAATAACGTATGCGGATGTTATCGCTCAAGGACTGAAGGTTATGGATTTAACTGCCATAACTCTATGCAAGGATAATGAGCTGCCCATAATTGTGCTCGATTTAAAAAATCAGGGGGCTTTAAAAAAAGCCGTACTGGGAGACAAAGTTGGTACTCTTGTAGGAGGATCAGTATAA
- a CDS encoding 4'-phosphopantetheinyl transferase superfamily protein — translation MNLLPEKDRQNIRRFLRWQDREAALYGRLLLASGINKYFKDSNLTLHNIYLNEWGRPFFKDSEIDFNISHTDGCVVCIITNEGRVGIDIELIRAIDTEGFQKYMDALQWQEIAGDSSCTSFYKYWTMKESLIKAEGRGLSIPLSDVKIDTKGAAKLYGHRWHLTEVSIDRRYMCHAATDFSIEDGIQILEVFFP, via the coding sequence ATGAACTTGCTACCAGAAAAGGATAGACAGAACATTCGCAGATTTCTAAGGTGGCAAGATAGAGAGGCGGCTCTTTATGGCAGGCTGCTGCTTGCTTCAGGTATTAATAAATATTTTAAGGATTCAAATTTGACACTTCACAATATATATTTAAATGAATGGGGACGGCCTTTTTTTAAGGATTCCGAAATTGATTTTAATATTTCTCACACAGATGGCTGTGTCGTCTGTATCATAACCAATGAGGGCAGAGTGGGGATAGACATAGAGTTAATAAGAGCAATTGACACGGAGGGTTTTCAAAAATATATGGATGCCTTACAGTGGCAGGAGATAGCCGGGGATAGTAGCTGCACAAGTTTTTACAAATACTGGACGATGAAAGAAAGTTTGATTAAGGCTGAGGGCAGAGGGTTATCAATTCCGCTGTCGGATGTAAAAATAGATACGAAGGGTGCAGCCAAACTTTATGGCCACAGATGGCATCTTACTGAGGTTTCTATAGACCGCCGTTATATGTGCCACGCTGCCACTGATTTTTCTATCGAAGATGGGATTCAAATTCTCGAGGTTTTCTTCCCTTAA
- a CDS encoding glycosyltransferase family 4 protein codes for MKILHLLYESKGDSFGIGGVGVRAYELYKFIGKRHDVTLLCKKYKGAKDGVIEGIKHVFCGIESNSLTVALLSYALFASIYVRLNGHKYDVIIEEFSPAIPTFLCFYKKRPLAVQIQGFTGWQYFGKYNPFYALTLFVFERIFPKLYKNIILVNGVTAKRLNLPKNKNIAIIPNGIDETLLKTQVGEGSYILYLGRIDIHTKRLDLLIKAYEDVYKSYPEVKLVIAGDGRDMEKLNTILSGLDENVRNNISLPGWVEKEQKVEYLSNALMVVLPSQYEVQPIAVTEALAAGRAVIVSDIEELEAMVKSGLCVSFKSGDYQALAVQIMNLLKDTKLRQTLGRTGRKWAYDYHWEKLSSDFEKFLLTL; via the coding sequence TTGAAAATCCTTCATTTACTTTACGAAAGCAAGGGGGATAGTTTTGGAATTGGAGGGGTTGGCGTAAGAGCCTATGAATTATACAAATTTATAGGTAAGCGCCATGACGTCACACTGCTTTGTAAAAAATACAAGGGCGCCAAAGACGGCGTTATTGAGGGAATAAAACATGTTTTTTGCGGGATTGAAAGCAATAGCCTCACTGTGGCACTTCTTTCTTATGCGCTCTTTGCATCTATTTACGTGCGGCTAAACGGTCATAAGTATGATGTAATTATAGAGGAATTTTCACCTGCAATTCCAACGTTTTTGTGTTTTTATAAGAAACGCCCTTTAGCTGTTCAGATTCAAGGTTTTACAGGATGGCAGTATTTCGGAAAATATAATCCGTTTTACGCTCTAACCCTTTTTGTTTTTGAACGCATATTTCCAAAACTCTATAAAAACATCATACTTGTCAATGGCGTAACAGCAAAAAGACTCAATTTGCCAAAAAATAAAAATATTGCAATTATCCCTAATGGTATTGATGAGACGCTTTTAAAAACTCAGGTAGGCGAGGGCAGCTATATTTTATATCTGGGGCGGATAGACATTCACACAAAGAGGCTTGATTTGCTCATAAAAGCGTATGAGGATGTGTATAAGTCTTATCCAGAGGTTAAGTTAGTGATAGCCGGGGATGGCAGAGACATGGAAAAACTAAACACAATACTTTCAGGATTGGATGAGAATGTAAGAAATAATATTTCTCTTCCGGGATGGGTGGAAAAAGAGCAAAAAGTTGAGTATTTAAGTAATGCCCTCATGGTTGTCCTGCCCTCACAGTATGAAGTGCAGCCAATAGCAGTCACGGAGGCATTAGCAGCAGGGAGGGCTGTAATTGTAAGCGACATTGAGGAATTAGAGGCTATGGTAAAAAGTGGTCTATGTGTTTCGTTTAAAAGCGGGGATTATCAAGCTTTGGCAGTACAAATTATGAATTTATTAAAAGATACTAAATTAAGACAAACTCTGGGACGAACAGGCAGAAAGTGGGCTTACGATTACCATTGGGAAAAGCTGTCGTCTGATTTTGAAAAATTCCTTCTCACACTTTAA
- a CDS encoding DUF3808 domain-containing protein has product MGFFDFLKKDAEAYNHAGNVHYTDGDYDKAIASYTKAIEMNPLFTVAYVNRADAYAARGNRKRAVADYTKAIELEPDYALAYFNRGLVYLKQERKDKAMADYKTAVELNSDYGDTYLRHMYTHHDLKDSTAGDGTTVINVLSVTKDIKKTDIKKNIPMLAATLSAVALFVALIVIGANKPPDEPKVKTPAQYVSSGCSFFDREGDDKAETTTEDKDAAIADYTKTIEANPKDAAAYFYRASLLESKGDIDKAIADFTKAIEVNPRYAEAYFYRATFYMEKRNYDKAIADFTKTIELMPDTAEAYYYRAECYAKRADTEKTVTDMKEAARRGSEPAQKYLSTRRITWLDNITVQHEK; this is encoded by the coding sequence ATGGGATTTTTTGATTTCTTAAAAAAGGATGCTGAAGCCTATAACCACGCCGGAAATGTACACTACACGGATGGCGACTACGATAAGGCCATCGCAAGCTACACCAAAGCCATAGAGATGAATCCATTGTTTACCGTTGCTTATGTTAATCGAGCGGACGCTTATGCTGCAAGGGGAAACCGAAAAAGAGCTGTTGCTGATTATACCAAAGCTATAGAGTTAGAGCCTGATTACGCATTGGCCTACTTTAACCGAGGCTTAGTATATCTCAAACAGGAACGCAAGGACAAGGCTATGGCTGACTACAAGACTGCTGTTGAACTAAATTCAGATTATGGCGATACCTACTTAAGACACATGTACACTCATCATGACTTAAAAGACAGCACAGCTGGGGACGGCACAACTGTTATAAATGTGCTATCAGTAACTAAAGATATCAAAAAAACAGACATTAAAAAAAACATTCCCATGCTCGCAGCCACATTATCAGCAGTGGCTTTATTTGTGGCGTTGATTGTGATAGGTGCAAATAAACCCCCTGATGAGCCAAAAGTAAAAACACCGGCTCAGTATGTAAGCAGCGGCTGTTCCTTTTTTGACAGAGAGGGAGATGATAAAGCTGAAACCACCACTGAAGATAAGGATGCGGCAATAGCCGACTATACCAAAACAATTGAGGCAAACCCAAAGGATGCCGCTGCATATTTTTATCGAGCTTCTTTACTTGAAAGCAAAGGGGATATTGATAAAGCTATTGCTGATTTTACAAAAGCTATAGAGGTAAATCCAAGGTATGCTGAGGCTTACTTCTACAGAGCTACTTTTTATATGGAAAAAAGAAATTATGATAAGGCTATTGCTGATTTTACAAAGACCATTGAGTTAATGCCGGACACTGCCGAGGCGTACTACTATCGTGCCGAGTGCTATGCAAAAAGGGCTGACACCGAAAAGACTGTCACAGATATGAAGGAGGCAGCCCGCCGCGGCTCTGAACCTGCCCAAAAATATCTGAGCACAAGAAGAATCACATGGTTAGATAACATTACAGTGCAACATGAAAAATGA
- a CDS encoding thioesterase — protein sequence MITLFCIPFAGGSSYSYRDFQAHLGDFIEIAPLELQGRGRKYGTPLQTNIHDMADGLYNQMQEKINGRYAFWGHSMGGWLAYLLVKKLTQEHKQLPEHLFITGCEAPSVENRRRDRHKLQKNEFMELLKKYDGCPAEVLQNDELMELFEPIIRADFKAVETYEYEPPATLLNTPITVMRGLKEEISYRDVLMWQDETVHKIKLLQFPGSHFFIYEHILEIGRIITDSLTL from the coding sequence ATGATTACCCTGTTTTGCATTCCATTTGCCGGCGGCAGTTCATATTCTTACAGAGATTTTCAGGCGCATCTCGGGGATTTTATAGAAATAGCCCCGCTTGAGCTTCAAGGACGCGGGCGAAAATACGGCACTCCGCTTCAGACAAACATTCACGACATGGCAGATGGGTTATACAATCAAATGCAAGAGAAAATAAACGGCAGGTATGCCTTCTGGGGACACAGCATGGGGGGATGGTTAGCATACCTGCTGGTAAAGAAACTGACACAAGAACACAAACAGTTGCCGGAACACCTATTTATAACAGGATGTGAAGCGCCATCAGTTGAAAACAGAAGACGTGACCGCCATAAGCTCCAAAAGAACGAATTTATGGAGCTTCTTAAAAAATATGACGGCTGTCCAGCTGAGGTACTGCAAAACGATGAGCTTATGGAGCTCTTTGAGCCAATAATAAGGGCTGATTTTAAAGCCGTAGAGACTTATGAATATGAACCACCTGCAACTCTACTAAATACACCCATAACGGTAATGAGAGGGCTCAAAGAGGAGATAAGCTACAGAGACGTCCTGATGTGGCAGGATGAGACAGTTCACAAGATAAAACTGTTACAATTCCCCGGCTCCCATTTTTTCATCTATGAGCACATACTGGAAATAGGGAGAATAATTACCGATTCGCTTACTTTATAA
- the frr gene encoding ribosome recycling factor, with protein MLKALEKKADEKMAGVIVHLKKDYAGVRTGRASLGLVDGIIVDYYGTPTALHKVATLGVPDPQTISIQPWEQKVIPMIEKAILKSDLDLTPSNDGKVVRIKIPPLTEERRKHLVKVIKKKAEEAKVSIRNIRRDINDELKKLEKDEHISEDETKRSQTENQKLTDSFIKQIDEITSHKEKEIMEV; from the coding sequence ATGTTAAAAGCGTTAGAAAAGAAGGCTGATGAGAAAATGGCAGGCGTTATAGTCCATTTAAAGAAGGATTATGCAGGGGTGAGAACTGGGCGGGCATCGCTTGGGCTTGTAGATGGAATTATAGTTGACTACTATGGAACACCTACGGCACTGCACAAGGTAGCAACACTTGGTGTGCCTGACCCTCAGACAATTTCCATTCAACCGTGGGAGCAAAAGGTAATCCCTATGATTGAAAAGGCGATACTGAAGTCTGATCTTGACCTGACACCCAGCAATGATGGTAAGGTGGTTAGAATAAAGATTCCGCCACTTACCGAGGAAAGAAGAAAGCATCTGGTAAAGGTCATAAAGAAAAAGGCTGAGGAGGCAAAGGTTTCAATAAGAAATATACGTCGTGATATTAATGACGAGTTAAAGAAACTGGAAAAAGATGAGCACATCAGCGAGGATGAGACCAAACGCTCACAGACGGAGAACCAGAAGCTGACGGATTCCTTTATAAAACAGATTGATGAGATAACATCCCATAAGGAAAAAGAGATAATGGAGGTGTAG
- a CDS encoding ABC transporter substrate-binding protein: protein MKRTFALILFLLFILILNSCKNYYEKSEERGKKAENIGGDIVIGVVKSSTQTEDMIDGIRLAIEEFNAKGGFKGRKMRYIERDDMIKPKLAIKIAREFADNENVIAVIGHLSTDVAIPVSVVYEYNGVVFITPRATNVALTKHGFEYVFRNRASDQHSALWLAKYMYDMGYKTILVVDDGSPYGTGLAAYFQMYASDLELNVKKGASYNTIHADYRGVISTMMLSASKFDAVLLAGTVPAAAHFLKQAREMGIKAPFIGGNGIHSSLLWEIAGSASEGVVTTSDFNREDNYTPTREFVRRFEKIYGKQPNEMAALGYDAVELLIYGFTKGGTTKPSVIASNIRYIDGWESVAGYYDMRENGDIGDEYLCFETMHNGKFILKKTGKQETYEDVKKFFDEKLNDIHKEVEK, encoded by the coding sequence TTGAAGAGAACATTTGCTTTAATTTTGTTTCTGCTTTTTATACTAATACTTAATTCATGCAAGAATTATTATGAAAAATCAGAGGAAAGAGGTAAAAAAGCAGAGAACATTGGAGGGGATATAGTTATCGGGGTCGTGAAATCTTCTACACAAACCGAAGATATGATAGATGGCATTAGGTTAGCGATAGAGGAATTCAACGCAAAGGGCGGCTTTAAGGGAAGAAAAATGAGGTACATAGAAAGAGATGACATGATAAAACCGAAACTGGCTATCAAAATAGCGCGTGAATTTGCAGATAATGAAAATGTCATAGCGGTTATAGGTCATTTAAGTACTGACGTTGCGATTCCCGTCTCGGTAGTGTACGAATATAATGGTGTTGTTTTTATAACACCAAGAGCAACAAATGTAGCTCTTACAAAGCATGGCTTTGAATATGTGTTCAGAAATAGAGCCTCGGATCAACATAGTGCTTTGTGGCTGGCTAAATATATGTACGACATGGGCTATAAAACCATCTTAGTGGTTGACGACGGTTCGCCCTACGGCACAGGGTTGGCAGCATATTTTCAGATGTATGCTTCAGACCTCGAGCTTAATGTAAAAAAAGGGGCTTCATATAATACGATTCACGCTGATTACAGGGGGGTAATCAGTACTATGATGTTAAGTGCAAGCAAGTTCGATGCAGTGTTACTTGCAGGAACAGTTCCTGCTGCTGCTCACTTTTTAAAGCAAGCAAGAGAGATGGGAATAAAGGCGCCTTTTATAGGAGGAAACGGTATACACTCATCTTTACTTTGGGAAATAGCAGGAAGTGCCTCAGAGGGTGTCGTAACGACAAGTGATTTTAATCGTGAAGACAACTATACGCCAACAAGGGAGTTTGTCAGACGCTTTGAGAAAATATATGGAAAGCAGCCGAATGAAATGGCAGCCCTTGGATATGACGCTGTAGAGCTTTTAATTTATGGTTTCACAAAAGGCGGCACTACAAAACCTTCTGTGATAGCGTCAAACATCAGATATATTGACGGATGGGAAAGTGTTGCAGGTTACTATGACATGAGAGAAAATGGTGATATCGGTGATGAATACTTATGTTTTGAGACCATGCATAATGGGAAATTTATTTTGAAAAAAACTGGGAAACAAGAGACATATGAAGATGTGAAAAAGTTTTTTGATGAAAAGTTAAATGACATACACAAGGAGGTGGAGAAATGA
- a CDS encoding glycosyltransferase family 2 protein produces the protein MTATIKKEYDISVVIPVYNEQGCIRQVVSSWADTLSELGIKYLITVLNDGSHDKTSEILSAFVKDKNIRIINKENEGHGPTILLGYKEAVSVSDWVFQCDGDDELKPADFPLLWKNRLSYDALFGKRTNRNQNLIRKFISKISVLVVHIFFGNSISDVNVPYRLIRSDIVEKIVNRIPTKTFAPNVIISGVLSKAKLRIYEHPVSFEPRKTGKTSIVKLKLWKSAFKSFFQTVVFSLKNESLIREIKLL, from the coding sequence ATGACTGCAACTATAAAAAAAGAATATGACATTTCGGTGGTAATTCCAGTTTATAACGAACAGGGGTGTATTAGACAAGTTGTTAGTTCATGGGCAGACACACTTTCAGAACTTGGAATCAAATATCTTATAACTGTCTTAAATGACGGCTCACATGATAAAACCTCTGAGATTCTGTCAGCTTTTGTTAAAGATAAAAATATTCGGATAATTAATAAAGAAAACGAAGGACATGGTCCCACCATTTTACTTGGGTATAAAGAGGCCGTGAGTGTCTCTGACTGGGTGTTTCAATGTGATGGCGACGACGAGTTGAAGCCTGCTGATTTTCCCCTTCTTTGGAAAAACCGTCTTTCTTATGACGCACTATTTGGCAAAAGAACCAACAGAAACCAGAACTTAATTCGTAAATTTATTTCTAAGATTTCAGTGTTAGTGGTGCACATATTTTTTGGTAACTCTATTTCTGATGTCAATGTTCCGTACAGGCTAATTCGCTCCGATATTGTTGAGAAAATTGTAAATCGTATTCCCACCAAAACATTTGCGCCTAATGTAATTATATCCGGCGTCTTGTCAAAAGCTAAACTAAGGATATATGAACATCCGGTATCTTTTGAACCTCGTAAAACAGGTAAGACTTCAATTGTTAAATTAAAACTCTGGAAATCTGCTTTCAAGTCTTTTTTCCAAACAGTGGTATTTTCTTTAAAAAATGAGAGTTTAATCAGGGAAATAAAACTGTTATAG